The following proteins are co-located in the Paludibaculum fermentans genome:
- a CDS encoding anti-sigma factor domain-containing protein: protein MNCDKYIEEFELYALGLLEPAEQSELGAHLNTGCETCQARLRRALALNSMIMRSVEELAPRRGLRGAVIRTLTGRDQSPAWTFLWAGLAAGLLLLTVWMGNQNHEQKTLLADARHQLESQRVRSARIQQALAVLGDPGTRLATAGREEVKPRATYFLNPKRGVVMIGANLAGLDPAHVYQMWIIPKGQNPKPAGLFRPDEAGNAVHLFETQLPPGSTAALALSVEPEAGSAAPTTTPMLVAPVTGD from the coding sequence ATGAACTGCGACAAGTACATCGAGGAGTTTGAACTCTACGCGCTGGGGCTGCTCGAACCCGCCGAGCAGTCCGAACTCGGCGCCCACCTCAACACCGGCTGCGAAACCTGCCAGGCCCGCCTCCGCCGCGCCCTGGCGCTGAACTCCATGATTATGCGAAGCGTCGAAGAACTCGCGCCGCGCCGCGGCCTGCGCGGCGCGGTCATCCGCACCCTTACAGGCCGCGATCAGTCGCCCGCCTGGACCTTCCTCTGGGCCGGGCTCGCTGCCGGACTGTTGCTCCTGACGGTTTGGATGGGCAACCAGAACCACGAACAGAAGACCCTGCTGGCCGACGCCCGCCATCAGCTTGAATCGCAAAGGGTTCGCTCCGCCCGCATCCAGCAGGCCCTGGCGGTTCTAGGGGATCCCGGCACGCGCCTCGCGACAGCGGGCCGCGAAGAGGTCAAACCCCGCGCAACCTACTTCCTCAACCCGAAACGCGGTGTAGTCATGATCGGCGCCAACCTGGCGGGCCTCGATCCCGCGCATGTCTATCAGATGTGGATCATCCCCAAGGGCCAGAATCCGAAGCCCGCCGGCCTGTTCCGGCCTGACGAAGCGGGCAACGCCGTGCACCTGTTCGAGACCCAGCTTCCACCCGGAAGTACGGCAGCGCTGGCACTTAGCGTGGAACCAGAAGCCGGTTCAGCCGCCCCCACCACCACACCCATGCTCGTCGCTCCTGTGACGGGTGACTAA